A single Arachidicoccus sp. BS20 DNA region contains:
- a CDS encoding DUF4998 domain-containing protein, protein MRNNIKILTAISLLVVVMYACSRKATDYESFLDGKEITYPGSAQNVSVLPGKYRLMLQWHPSPDPSVTKYVVYWNNYADSTIVQATTHEPKDTIECLISNLQEYSYTFFINSYDDKGNKSIVTEVDNARAYGSIYQNSLQNRPINIDTPYIVQSNQSDVLLNFLTPDTVNINTVVTYTNTSGATVKENLSADNGGVLLTNYKFGTPVTYQSSYTPKRGAIDTFTTLLPDTVPTIFKYVECSKSLFSALNLPYDIHDNSYGTHIESIWDGSSDIKGYTGDVHGAFCSDGQVPLANHFSIDLGATYNNISRIQEIGRNCCSNPIDFEVWGIADTTNAVSQLAGNDANWKTDVLSKGWTLLTEVVRGDDGQAAVTANFIDNPPPVRYIMIRVLKTSDGGSGTNLSQVTFWYKE, encoded by the coding sequence ATGAGAAACAATATAAAAATCTTGACGGCAATATCTTTACTGGTTGTTGTTATGTATGCCTGCTCAAGAAAAGCAACGGATTACGAATCGTTTCTTGACGGAAAAGAAATTACCTATCCTGGTTCTGCGCAAAATGTATCTGTATTGCCGGGCAAGTACAGGCTGATGTTGCAATGGCATCCAAGCCCCGACCCAAGTGTAACTAAGTATGTAGTTTATTGGAATAACTACGCAGATTCAACAATAGTGCAGGCTACAACACACGAACCGAAAGATACTATTGAATGTCTGATTAGTAATTTGCAAGAGTATAGCTACACGTTTTTCATTAATTCTTATGATGATAAAGGAAATAAATCTATAGTCACGGAAGTGGATAATGCGCGAGCTTACGGCAGCATATATCAAAATAGTTTGCAAAACAGACCAATCAACATAGACACGCCTTACATCGTGCAAAGTAACCAGTCCGATGTACTGTTGAATTTTTTGACTCCCGATACAGTTAATATTAATACGGTGGTTACTTATACCAATACTTCAGGAGCAACAGTGAAAGAAAATCTTTCTGCGGATAACGGTGGTGTTTTGCTTACCAACTATAAATTTGGAACGCCTGTTACTTATCAGTCTTCTTATACTCCTAAGAGAGGAGCTATCGATACTTTTACAACATTGCTTCCAGATACCGTTCCTACTATTTTCAAATATGTTGAATGCAGCAAGAGTTTGTTCTCTGCATTAAATCTTCCGTATGATATTCATGATAACAGCTACGGAACGCATATCGAATCTATCTGGGACGGATCTTCAGACATTAAAGGTTATACCGGAGATGTTCATGGCGCTTTTTGTTCTGACGGACAGGTACCTTTGGCAAACCATTTCAGTATTGATTTAGGAGCGACTTATAACAATATTTCACGCATTCAGGAAATTGGAAGAAACTGTTGTAGCAATCCAATCGATTTTGAAGTATGGGGAATTGCAGATACAACAAACGCCGTTTCACAATTAGCAGGCAATGATGCGAATTGGAAAACCGATGTATTAAGCAAAGGCTGGACTTTATTAACGGAAGTTGTGCGTGGAGATGACGGACAGGCGGCAGTTACTGCCAATTTCATAGATAATCCGCCACCTGTTCGTTATATCATGATAAGAGTGCTTAAAACTTCAGACGGCGGTTCCGGTACAAATCTTAGCCAGGTTACGTTCTGGTATAAAGAATAA
- a CDS encoding DUF4959 domain-containing protein, translated as MASKNYLRKLYPLAFMLLIAVQYSCKKMEGYNTVVSTDKTKPGPVTNVKITNLNGEAIITYDLPESSNILYVQATYKINDTASRQSKSSYYSDSIIVSGFAKSQDYDVILHVVSRADVKSDSVVVKVHPDTPPYLLTYATLFTQPTFGGVNIKAVNKTKSNIGIVTLFPNALTNRYEIIDQNYSNSDSVNYSLRGYDTLPKPFAFYVTDQYGNRSDTVFTTIKPIFEELMDKSKFQQYVLGTDVPNYQNGYFNLPKLFDGDASDNSTYATEQPLTTKNPLKPFLWPVWATFDMGQTAKLSRYVLNYRTGGNNEFVWTSGAPQQWIMWGRADTPQDELMPTDTTQLPPVGGMTPGGWINMGVFDGPPRPADNPLTNADITLWNAGFNFDLSFDLPPVRYIRFECLHIMGGTDNYFNMNEITFYGNTNIH; from the coding sequence ATGGCATCGAAAAATTATTTAAGAAAACTGTATCCCCTTGCTTTCATGTTGTTGATAGCAGTACAGTATTCCTGCAAAAAAATGGAAGGATACAATACTGTTGTATCTACCGATAAAACAAAGCCCGGTCCTGTAACCAATGTAAAGATTACTAACCTGAACGGCGAAGCAATCATTACGTATGACTTGCCGGAATCGTCCAATATTTTATATGTTCAGGCAACATATAAAATTAATGATACGGCAAGCAGGCAGTCCAAATCGTCTTATTATTCGGATAGTATTATTGTTAGCGGATTTGCCAAAAGTCAGGATTATGATGTTATTCTCCACGTAGTGTCCCGCGCGGATGTGAAGTCGGATTCGGTAGTGGTAAAAGTGCATCCCGATACGCCGCCGTATTTGCTCACGTATGCTACATTATTCACGCAGCCTACTTTTGGCGGTGTCAATATTAAGGCTGTTAACAAGACAAAGTCTAATATTGGAATCGTTACGCTTTTTCCGAATGCACTTACCAACAGGTATGAGATAATTGACCAGAATTATTCAAATTCCGATTCGGTAAACTACAGTTTGCGCGGTTACGATACTTTGCCGAAACCGTTTGCATTTTATGTAACAGACCAATATGGCAACAGGTCGGATACAGTATTCACAACCATTAAGCCGATATTTGAAGAGTTAATGGATAAATCCAAATTCCAGCAGTACGTATTGGGTACAGATGTACCGAATTATCAAAATGGATATTTTAACCTGCCCAAGCTGTTCGATGGAGATGCTTCTGATAACAGTACTTATGCTACAGAACAACCTCTGACTACCAAAAATCCGCTTAAGCCATTTCTATGGCCCGTGTGGGCAACTTTTGATATGGGGCAAACGGCAAAACTCAGCCGCTATGTTTTAAACTACAGAACGGGTGGCAATAATGAATTTGTATGGACTTCCGGTGCTCCGCAGCAATGGATAATGTGGGGAAGAGCAGATACGCCGCAAGATGAACTGATGCCCACAGACACAACACAGTTACCGCCTGTCGGTGGAATGACTCCCGGCGGTTGGATTAATATGGGCGTATTCGATGGACCGCCAAGACCTGCCGATAATCCATTGACCAATGCAGATATAACTCTTTGGAATGCCGGTTTCAATTTTGATTTATCGTTTGATTTGCCTCCGGTAAGATATATAAGATTTGAATGTTTACATATCATGGGCGGAACAGATAATTATTTCAACATGAATGAAATAACGTTTTACGGAAATACTAATATCCATTAG
- a CDS encoding RagB/SusD family nutrient uptake outer membrane protein: MKKILKYSLFLLIPVFNSCSKYLDVVPDDVATLNSSFANANETEAYLFGCYSYLQQMGNPLGNAGFTASGEIIFPTDLPSNTSLNGADLDGFNLMRGLQNVQNPLYNYWDGYNIRSGAGTRLWEAIRKCNTFLDNVNTPPDLHIDDKKRWIAEAKFLKAYYHYWLIRMYGPIPIEDKAMPVDAPEDSVREFQYPVDSCFSYVVNLLDQAIPDLPPTIQNTLTEAGRISQVIALSVKAEVLATEASPLFNGNPDYASFKGKHGENLFSTSVDPSKWQRAADACKAAIDAAQAQGFQLYQFVQQGGVTHMTDSTKELLTLQGAFVDSWNPEQIWTINNTFGYQIWAAPRVSDAAISVYDFFSNFGVPMAESELFYSKNGVPINEDKTFDYADRYKVVQGDDANRFYVKKGYNTNEGNLNREPRYYADVAFDGGVWFGFGNTDDTNPNYINAVNGAAAPLDPISYNPTGYWAKKLTPYQTTATGGSNSSFQAQNYYWPFMRLTGLWLLYAECLNEANGPSPEVYQWIDKVRARAGLPGVQEAWAQYSKSPNKPNTKDGLRQIIHQERRIELAFEGQAGWDLRRWKELQSVLTNPFQGWNTRSKEKTTAAYYNIQNYYQPQFGIADYLFPIQKYDLLTNPNLVQTPYWQGY, encoded by the coding sequence ATGAAAAAAATATTAAAATATAGCCTGTTCTTACTGATTCCGGTATTTAACTCATGCAGTAAGTATCTGGATGTTGTTCCAGATGACGTAGCAACGCTGAATAGCTCATTTGCCAATGCAAACGAAACGGAAGCGTATCTGTTTGGTTGTTATAGTTACTTACAACAAATGGGAAATCCATTGGGCAATGCAGGTTTTACAGCTTCGGGAGAAATTATTTTTCCTACTGATTTGCCCAGCAATACAAGCTTAAATGGTGCAGACCTTGATGGATTCAATCTCATGCGTGGATTACAGAATGTACAGAATCCTTTGTATAATTATTGGGACGGATATAATATAAGAAGTGGTGCAGGAACACGTTTATGGGAAGCTATCAGAAAGTGTAATACATTTTTGGATAATGTCAATACGCCGCCCGATTTACATATTGACGATAAGAAACGCTGGATAGCAGAAGCTAAGTTTTTAAAGGCTTACTATCATTATTGGTTAATCAGGATGTACGGTCCGATACCTATTGAAGATAAAGCCATGCCGGTAGATGCTCCCGAAGATTCGGTAAGAGAGTTTCAGTATCCGGTGGATTCATGTTTTAGTTATGTAGTGAATTTGTTAGACCAGGCTATTCCCGATTTGCCGCCTACAATTCAAAATACACTTACCGAGGCAGGAAGAATTTCACAGGTTATTGCACTATCTGTAAAAGCGGAAGTGCTGGCTACGGAAGCAAGCCCATTATTTAACGGTAATCCTGATTATGCAAGTTTCAAAGGTAAGCACGGAGAGAATTTATTTTCCACTTCTGTTGACCCGTCTAAGTGGCAACGTGCAGCAGATGCGTGTAAAGCCGCTATCGATGCGGCACAGGCGCAAGGGTTTCAGTTGTATCAGTTTGTTCAGCAGGGTGGTGTTACACACATGACGGATTCTACTAAAGAATTGCTGACACTGCAAGGTGCTTTTGTCGATAGCTGGAACCCCGAACAAATATGGACAATCAACAACACTTTCGGTTATCAGATATGGGCGGCTCCAAGAGTGAGTGATGCAGCAATTTCGGTGTATGATTTCTTTTCCAACTTCGGTGTACCAATGGCTGAAAGCGAATTATTTTATTCGAAGAACGGTGTACCTATTAATGAAGATAAGACCTTTGACTACGCAGACAGATACAAAGTGGTACAAGGCGATGATGCCAACAGGTTTTATGTAAAAAAAGGTTACAATACCAACGAAGGTAACTTAAACAGGGAACCGAGATATTATGCCGATGTCGCTTTTGACGGCGGCGTATGGTTTGGCTTCGGTAATACCGACGATACCAATCCAAACTATATCAATGCTGTTAATGGTGCTGCTGCGCCGCTTGACCCTATTAGTTATAATCCTACAGGATATTGGGCTAAAAAATTAACGCCATATCAAACAACTGCTACAGGTGGAAGCAACTCTTCCTTTCAGGCACAAAATTATTATTGGCCCTTTATGCGCCTCACGGGTTTGTGGCTGTTATATGCAGAGTGTTTGAACGAAGCAAATGGTCCAAGTCCTGAAGTATATCAATGGATTGATAAAGTTCGTGCGAGAGCCGGATTGCCGGGTGTACAGGAAGCTTGGGCGCAGTATTCCAAAAGCCCAAATAAGCCGAATACAAAAGACGGTTTACGACAGATTATTCATCAGGAAAGAAGAATCGAGCTGGCATTTGAAGGGCAAGCCGGATGGGATTTGCGCAGATGGAAAGAGCTGCAAAGCGTATTAACCAATCCGTTCCAGGGCTGGAACACGCGCTCTAAAGAAAAGACGACTGCTGCATATTATAACATCCAGAATTACTATCAGCCGCAGTTTGGTATTGCAGATTATTTATTCCCGATACAGAAATATGATTTGCTGACGAATCCTAATTTGGTTCAAACACCTTACTGGCAAGGTTATTAA
- a CDS encoding SusC/RagA family TonB-linked outer membrane protein, producing the protein MLSRSAKPNIWIFGLFAIILFLGGIKQSSAQSTSSGQQLITVTGSVKDTTGKILSGVSIVNTSKKGSGTFTDDNGNFIIEVSAGSVLQFSFVGFQSQNVTVSEGMKPLNIILHPATAESQDVVVTAFGRTERKEAVVGSVTSVNPQDLQIPASNLTTALAGRVAGMIAFQRGGQPGFDNANFFIRGVTTNGYSASPLILVDNIELSADDLARLQVDDIASFSILKDASAAALYGARGANGVILITTKDGKIGKASVNIRVENSVSKPTKTIKLADPVTYMKDYNEAVTTRFPSQTPQFTPNQIYNTQQTWDNAPGSSPYIYPAVDWMKTLFKDQTATRRADFNASGGSQFAKYYIAGSYSRDNGILQVSPINNFNSGMKYENYQLRANVNLAITSTTNVEVRLWGNFNDYTGPITSSSDGFATDLYSKALHANPVAFAPSYPPDSANLLTHHILFGNNTNITGGLLDNPYADLMDGYKSFSQSRMSAQFELTQKFDFFTKGLSFHGIFSTNRYSYFDLTRQYKPFYYNIASFDPHTNDYTLDWINNQPGQAQEFLSYYPGTKTVTTYLYLQGTLDYTRNFGKNNVSATLIGTREQTEDGDAGDLQSSLPNRNLGFSGRASYSYDNRYFVEFNFGYNGSEKFAPQHRWGFFPTIGAGWVISNEKFWTGGISDVITRLKLRGSYGLVGNDNISSRRFFYLSNVSPDGGPGASFGTSNGFSLNGTTISAYPNPDITWERSKKSNLAIEATFFKNLNVTAEIYHEYRYDILNPRGYIPVSVGLETSANANLQANIGKVKSNGLDLNLDYKQTISKDFWAQAMGNLTVTSNKLIYDEEPDYRYAYQYGYGLPLNQPRGYIAERLFVDDKEALNSPPQAFGGSLKVMGGDIKYRDVNGDGVIDGDDQVPIGLPTTPQIIYGFGFSVGYKHFDLSAFFQGLARESFFIDQNSTAPFINNSQLLQAYADNHWTEENQNLYALWPRFSSVDIPNNDQTSTWWLRDGSFLRLKSAEFGYTLPQKWTKHAAIKNLRIYFSGLNLLTFSKFKMWDPEQAGNGFGYPIQKVYNLGLNMNF; encoded by the coding sequence TTGTTATCGAGATCTGCCAAGCCGAATATTTGGATATTCGGTCTGTTTGCCATCATTTTATTTTTAGGTGGAATTAAACAGTCTTCGGCGCAAAGTACTTCGTCCGGACAGCAATTAATAACTGTTACCGGTTCGGTAAAAGATACCACCGGGAAAATATTAAGCGGAGTGAGTATCGTAAATACGTCCAAGAAGGGGAGTGGAACTTTTACTGATGACAATGGTAATTTCATTATTGAAGTTTCAGCCGGTTCGGTATTGCAATTTTCTTTTGTAGGTTTTCAAAGCCAGAATGTTACTGTTTCGGAAGGTATGAAACCTTTGAACATTATACTGCATCCGGCAACCGCTGAAAGTCAGGATGTGGTGGTAACCGCATTTGGAAGAACGGAAAGAAAAGAAGCGGTTGTCGGTTCGGTTACAAGCGTAAATCCGCAGGATTTGCAGATTCCTGCAAGTAACCTTACGACCGCGCTTGCGGGAAGGGTTGCAGGTATGATTGCATTTCAACGCGGCGGACAGCCCGGTTTTGACAATGCTAACTTTTTCATTCGCGGAGTTACAACAAACGGTTATAGCGCAAGCCCGCTGATATTGGTAGATAATATTGAACTAAGTGCAGATGACTTGGCAAGATTGCAAGTAGATGATATTGCGAGCTTTTCCATTTTGAAAGACGCGAGCGCTGCAGCTTTATATGGTGCGCGAGGCGCGAACGGCGTAATATTGATTACTACAAAAGATGGTAAGATAGGAAAAGCTTCAGTAAATATTCGCGTAGAAAATTCTGTATCAAAACCTACAAAGACTATAAAACTGGCTGACCCTGTAACATACATGAAAGATTACAACGAAGCTGTTACTACGAGATTCCCTTCCCAGACTCCGCAGTTTACTCCTAATCAAATATATAATACACAACAAACGTGGGATAATGCACCGGGTAGTAGCCCATATATTTATCCCGCCGTTGATTGGATGAAAACTTTGTTCAAAGACCAGACTGCTACCAGGCGCGCTGACTTTAATGCAAGCGGCGGCAGCCAGTTTGCCAAATATTACATAGCAGGTTCTTATTCGCGGGACAACGGTATTTTACAGGTAAGCCCGATAAACAATTTCAATTCCGGGATGAAGTATGAAAATTACCAGCTAAGAGCCAACGTAAATCTTGCTATCACTTCTACCACAAATGTAGAAGTTAGACTCTGGGGAAATTTTAATGATTATACAGGACCTATTACAAGCAGTTCCGATGGTTTCGCAACTGACTTGTATTCTAAGGCGCTTCATGCAAATCCGGTAGCATTTGCCCCTTCTTATCCGCCGGATAGCGCCAACTTGCTCACACACCATATCCTGTTTGGAAATAATACCAATATCACAGGCGGTCTTTTGGACAATCCTTATGCCGATTTGATGGATGGCTACAAGTCCTTTTCACAATCCAGAATGTCTGCCCAATTTGAGCTGACACAAAAGTTCGATTTCTTTACAAAAGGACTTTCATTTCACGGAATCTTCAGCACGAACAGGTATTCTTATTTTGACCTTACGCGTCAATATAAACCGTTCTATTACAATATAGCAAGCTTTGACCCGCATACCAACGATTATACGTTAGACTGGATAAATAATCAACCTGGGCAGGCACAGGAATTTTTGAGTTATTATCCCGGAACAAAAACGGTTACTACATATCTCTATTTGCAGGGGACATTGGATTACACTAGAAATTTCGGAAAAAATAATGTAAGTGCTACATTAATTGGAACAAGGGAGCAAACCGAAGATGGAGATGCCGGAGATTTGCAAAGCTCTTTACCTAATAGAAACCTCGGCTTTTCGGGCAGAGCGTCCTACTCTTACGACAACCGCTATTTTGTAGAATTTAATTTCGGCTACAATGGTTCTGAAAAATTTGCACCGCAGCATCGTTGGGGCTTTTTCCCGACCATTGGCGCAGGGTGGGTTATTTCCAATGAAAAATTCTGGACAGGCGGTATATCCGATGTTATTACCCGTTTAAAATTGAGAGGCAGTTACGGACTGGTAGGTAATGATAATATCAGCAGCAGAAGATTTTTCTATCTGTCAAATGTATCGCCCGATGGCGGTCCCGGAGCTTCTTTTGGCACATCAAACGGTTTCAGTTTAAATGGGACCACAATTAGTGCATACCCGAATCCTGACATTACATGGGAAAGATCAAAGAAATCCAATCTTGCTATTGAAGCTACCTTCTTTAAAAACCTGAATGTTACCGCAGAAATTTATCACGAATACAGGTACGATATTTTGAATCCGAGAGGTTATATTCCCGTTTCCGTTGGTCTCGAAACTAGTGCTAATGCAAACTTACAGGCAAATATAGGCAAGGTAAAATCTAATGGTCTTGACTTGAATCTTGATTATAAGCAAACCATTTCAAAAGACTTTTGGGCGCAGGCAATGGGTAACTTAACGGTAACATCCAATAAATTGATATACGATGAAGAACCCGATTACAGGTATGCATATCAATATGGCTACGGACTTCCCTTGAATCAGCCTCGCGGTTATATAGCAGAGCGTTTATTTGTGGATGATAAGGAAGCTTTGAACTCGCCTCCGCAGGCATTTGGTGGTTCATTAAAAGTAATGGGTGGCGATATCAAATACCGTGATGTAAACGGCGATGGCGTAATTGACGGCGATGACCAGGTACCGATAGGATTGCCTACAACACCGCAGATTATTTATGGATTTGGGTTTTCCGTAGGATATAAACACTTTGATTTGAGCGCATTTTTCCAAGGGTTAGCAAGAGAATCATTCTTTATTGACCAGAACTCTACTGCGCCTTTCATTAATAATTCGCAATTGTTGCAAGCTTATGCCGATAATCACTGGACAGAAGAAAATCAGAATTTATATGCGTTGTGGCCCCGTTTTTCTTCTGTGGATATTCCAAACAACGACCAAACCAGCACCTGGTGGTTACGCGATGGAAGTTTCCTTAGATTAAAATCAGCGGAGTTTGGATATACGTTGCCGCAAAAATGGACAAAACATGCAGCTATCAAAAATCTGAGAATATACTTCAGCGGATTGAATTTGCTCACGTTCAGCAAATTTAAAATGTGGGACCCGGAACAGGCTGGAAACGGCTTTGGATACCCTATACAGAAAGTGTATAACCTTGGTCTTAATATGAATTTTTAG
- a CDS encoding alpha-amylase family protein: protein MKTLYKIFLNRRNNRNINRLSLVTLLLLISLVTSSYGAKKDSLLTIAFGNHNKIVYNLHDGTYSVFFDNNAFIKSAGIETKGVAGTNVNSAVYRSYSKTVFEDRLGKGNKYVIIRNAEQGNKLEQIFYVYKNKNYFVTQLIVEGSKAASNYISPLSNAQITWNKTGDNRALFVPFDNDMWVRYNAEKVDSAHFTSSEATAIYNNENYNGIVIGSLEHEVWKSGININSGNNHSLKLTAFAGFSDATVTHDKLPHGLVLDNDSISASPKFMVGYFGDWRKGMDIYGKNNRLTEPPVIFNWTSPTPIGWNSWGVMQDKITLPKVRGVIDFFADSCKGFRTSDNSLFIDLDAFWDGMNHGNIDGNTDSLKAFVAYCNAHGFKPGIYWTPFTDWGKSDRKVEGTNYRYPDCWTKVNGEVIDIDGGRAIDPTHPATKERMVYYIKAFKKLGFKMIKIDFLAHGTLEADSYYDKNVHTGMQAFAEGMEYLDKQIGNSMLVYAAISPNMATARYVHMRRIACDAFRRIDETAYTLNSTTYGFWLSRMYNFSDADHVVFSDVTDGENRARLAAAVVTGSLITGDDYSAGGKWRAAAQQLLQNKELLSIVQYDGKSFLPLEGNTGKNASRLFVKIIGKDAYVAMFNYDDKPVKINLSGYSFFKNIKSNAYDVFNQKRLTGLSSQAVEIPAKDAVIYKYNIK from the coding sequence ATGAAAACGTTGTATAAAATATTTTTAAATCGAAGAAATAACCGAAACATAAACAGACTGTCTCTGGTTACTTTACTACTGTTGATAAGTTTGGTTACATCTTCTTACGGCGCAAAAAAAGACTCATTGCTGACTATTGCTTTCGGCAATCATAATAAAATTGTTTACAATCTCCATGACGGAACTTACAGTGTATTTTTTGACAATAACGCATTCATTAAAAGTGCCGGTATTGAAACCAAAGGTGTAGCCGGAACTAATGTGAATAGTGCTGTTTATCGCTCTTATTCAAAAACAGTTTTTGAAGACAGGCTAGGAAAAGGTAACAAGTATGTTATCATTCGTAATGCTGAACAGGGAAATAAGCTTGAGCAAATTTTCTATGTGTATAAAAACAAAAATTATTTTGTTACGCAATTGATTGTAGAAGGAAGTAAAGCGGCAAGCAATTATATTTCTCCTTTATCCAATGCGCAGATAACCTGGAATAAAACAGGAGATAATCGTGCATTGTTTGTTCCTTTTGACAATGATATGTGGGTGCGCTACAATGCCGAAAAAGTCGATAGCGCACACTTTACGAGCAGCGAAGCAACGGCGATTTATAATAATGAAAATTACAATGGAATTGTGATAGGTTCTCTGGAACACGAAGTGTGGAAGTCTGGCATCAATATTAATTCGGGAAATAATCATTCGCTAAAGCTCACGGCATTCGCCGGTTTCAGCGATGCGACGGTAACGCACGATAAACTGCCACACGGGCTGGTACTTGACAACGATTCAATTAGTGCTTCGCCTAAATTTATGGTCGGCTACTTCGGCGACTGGCGCAAAGGCATGGATATTTACGGAAAAAACAATCGTCTTACGGAACCGCCTGTGATTTTTAACTGGACATCTCCAACGCCCATCGGGTGGAACAGTTGGGGTGTAATGCAGGATAAAATAACGCTGCCCAAAGTAAGGGGCGTGATTGATTTTTTTGCAGATTCATGCAAAGGTTTCCGCACAAGCGATAATTCTTTGTTTATCGATTTGGATGCCTTTTGGGACGGAATGAATCATGGAAATATTGACGGTAATACAGATTCTTTAAAAGCGTTTGTTGCTTACTGTAATGCACATGGCTTCAAGCCCGGTATTTACTGGACGCCGTTTACCGATTGGGGAAAAAGCGATAGGAAAGTAGAGGGAACCAATTATCGTTATCCCGATTGCTGGACAAAAGTGAACGGCGAAGTAATTGATATTGACGGTGGCAGAGCCATAGACCCAACGCACCCTGCAACGAAAGAAAGAATGGTTTATTATATCAAGGCATTTAAGAAGCTCGGCTTTAAAATGATAAAAATCGATTTCCTCGCGCATGGTACATTGGAAGCCGACAGCTATTACGATAAAAATGTTCATACAGGAATGCAGGCGTTTGCAGAAGGTATGGAATATCTGGATAAACAAATCGGTAATTCCATGTTGGTGTATGCAGCCATTTCGCCAAACATGGCAACGGCTCGTTATGTGCACATGAGGCGCATTGCCTGCGATGCTTTCAGAAGAATTGATGAAACGGCATATACATTAAACAGCACTACTTACGGCTTTTGGCTTTCGCGGATGTATAATTTCTCGGACGCAGACCATGTGGTGTTTAGCGATGTAACGGATGGCGAAAACCGTGCACGCCTTGCAGCGGCAGTCGTTACCGGCTCTTTGATTACCGGCGATGATTACTCGGCAGGCGGAAAATGGAGAGCAGCTGCGCAGCAGTTGTTACAGAATAAAGAATTGCTTTCGATTGTACAGTATGACGGAAAATCTTTTCTGCCGCTCGAAGGAAACACAGGTAAAAATGCTTCACGTCTTTTTGTGAAAATTATAGGAAAAGATGCGTATGTGGCAATGTTTAATTATGATGATAAACCTGTAAAAATCAACTTATCCGGCTATTCATTCTTTAAAAATATAAAAAGTAATGCGTATGATGTATTTAACCAAAAGCGACTAACCGGACTGTCTTCACAAGCTGTAGAAATCCCGGCAAAAGATGCCGTTATTTATAAATATAATATCAAATAA
- a CDS encoding GntR family transcriptional regulator: MKNIYDEIRALQNIHGLSKHEQFVEGILNALQNKSLFKGDKLPSVNEFIQELGFARETISKAYRDLIKRGIVESRNRVGFFVAHEDVSQHLKIALVLFAFDTIQETFYKTFREKLGKGIHIDVYFHHNNIQVFESIISSVRGKYGMYVIAPIPHKKTESILKTLPMERFLMIDRYEPMKGVFSYVTQEFEDASYRVFEQLFPKIKKYKKGVVYYHRPNSDTPVEILNAVKKFVKKYKIRHEILPEYISGSIEKGAVYYTINNAELWMMLKDAQEKKFVFGKDIGILSHNDDIVKEIICGGITTYSTDFKQMAERAAAFVLANEKIQETIPTVLIDRKSL, encoded by the coding sequence ATGAAGAATATTTATGACGAAATACGCGCTTTGCAAAATATTCACGGCTTATCGAAGCATGAGCAGTTTGTGGAAGGGATTTTGAACGCGCTGCAAAACAAAAGCTTATTCAAAGGCGACAAATTGCCTTCGGTTAATGAATTTATTCAGGAGTTGGGTTTTGCGAGAGAAACCATCTCCAAAGCATACCGGGATTTGATAAAACGCGGCATTGTAGAATCGCGCAACAGGGTCGGTTTTTTTGTAGCACACGAAGATGTATCGCAGCATTTGAAAATAGCTTTGGTGCTTTTTGCTTTCGATACTATTCAGGAAACTTTTTATAAAACGTTCAGAGAAAAACTGGGTAAAGGCATTCATATCGATGTGTATTTTCATCACAATAATATTCAGGTTTTTGAAAGTATTATTTCGAGTGTACGAGGCAAATACGGAATGTATGTGATAGCGCCAATTCCGCATAAAAAAACGGAGTCGATTTTAAAGACCTTGCCGATGGAAAGATTCTTAATGATTGACCGTTACGAGCCAATGAAAGGTGTTTTCTCTTATGTAACGCAGGAGTTTGAAGATGCATCGTACCGCGTGTTTGAGCAATTGTTCCCTAAAATTAAAAAGTATAAAAAGGGTGTTGTTTATTATCACAGACCAAACTCTGATACGCCGGTTGAAATTTTAAATGCAGTCAAAAAATTTGTAAAAAAATATAAAATCAGGCATGAAATTCTTCCCGAGTATATAAGTGGTTCCATTGAAAAAGGTGCAGTTTATTACACCATCAACAATGCGGAACTGTGGATGATGCTGAAAGATGCCCAGGAGAAAAAATTTGTATTTGGAAAAGACATCGGTATTCTTTCACATAACGACGATATAGTAAAAGAAATTATCTGCGGCGGTATTACAACATATTCAACGGACTTTAAACAAATGGCGGAACGTGCCGCAGCATTTGTGCTGGCGAATGAGAAAATTCAGGAAACGATACCGACTGTATTAATCGATAGGAAATCATTATAA